gagtagtggggtggggtgggggcactcATCTGGTCCGAATGATATGGTCTTCGAACCCGTTGATACTGGCTTCTCAGTCTGAGGAGAACTGCCACTAAGCCACAGCTGACAATGCACCGACACTACCAGAATGAATCATATTCAATATATCGAAGACAAGAAAGGACATGTTCTATATTGCCTTGGCTCCACCAGAAGGAAAGGGACATAATTACATTATACTGCACAGACACCATCATCAGAACATCATTCAGACTTACAGCGACTTTCccgacagacacagcacacacacacacacacacacacacacacacacacacacacacacacacacacacacaaaggtgataAGTGGACGACCAGAGACAAGGAATGATATATTCTGCAAAGCAAATTATTTGTGTGAATAATTCACGCTTACATTTGCATTCATTTtctatctctcattctttctaacgttctctcattccctctttgtatctttctttctttttttttctttctttcttcttcgtggtattatttttcttgttctaCTTGTCATATTCGTCTCACTTATGTTTCCACACATATGTTTTTGTACGGATACGCTGAAAAGAAGCCTGTTATCTCCAGTAGAACTCTTgagatcgctctctctctctgtatatatatatatatatatatatatatatatatatatatatatatatatatatatatatatatatattccctactccctatctcttttctttttccttcaatGAAATCATTTGCACACTATAGTTGTAGTGATGAACTTGAAACATTACATGTTAAGTCGTTTAGAGTCTAAATCATCAATTTATATGAACAAATTATAAACAACTGACCGCTTCATGTCGGTCCGTTTAGAAAATTTACAACTTTTGTACACAGCTTTATAACAAATTAAACAGCCAACCAGACCAGCATGCGAGCAgacaaacagtggagtgatggcctagaggtaacgtgtcggcctaggaagcgagataatctgagcgcgttggttcgaatcacggctcagccaccgatattttctcctcctccactagaccttgagtggtggtctggacgctagtcattcggatgagacgataaaccgaggtcccgtgtgcaacatgcacttagcgcacttaaaagaaaccacggcaacaaaagtgttgttcctggcacaattctgcagaaaaatccactcctataggaaaaacaaagaaaactgcatgcaggtaaaatacaaaaaatgggtggcgctgtagtatagcgacgcgctctccctggggagaacagcccgaatttcacacacataaatctgttgtgataaatacaaatacaaatacgtgcgaaaaagaacaacaaaacgatTTACCTCCCTCTTCGTTCTCTGCATCTGTTACAGGACTGGGGGTCTTGAGGTCGGGTTGTCTGCCCCTCCTGAGAGGCTTCAGGATCTTGTCACCCTCAGGCTGCACGGAGATTTCCTGCACGTGCACCGGAGGCAGGTACTCGATGATGTAATCATACACGCCCTCGAACTTGGAGCACTCCGATTGGCCAATCACCCTCACTCCGTAACTTCCGGCACGCGGCAGATTCACAGTGAAAATGATGACGTCACCCTGAACGTCTTCCGTTACCAGTCGGTAAGAATCGGAAAGCACGATTTCCGTTCCGATGAGCGTCGCCGACAACTCGACATCATCGGGTTTCTGGAAGGACAGGCTGACCAGTCTCTCTTCCGTATAGATTAAGCCGACGTGGTGAGAGACGGGAACGACTCCTAACTTCTCACACGCTGGTTTCCTGCCCAGGCCTTGCTCAAACCCTGGTGGGAAAGGCTCGAGATATTGTTTCTGTTCCGACACGACCATGTAGTTGGCGAAGTTTCTGGGTTTGTCCTTCCCTTTAGTGCTGTAGCCGTTGAGGCTGAGTGAATACTCGCCTTTCTTGGGCAGCTTGACGTTGAAGATGACTTTCCCGTCCTCGATCCTGTGAACGAGGCGGTCTTTCAAGTACTCGTCCTTCATGCCCGGTCTTTTCAGCTTCCCGAAGAAGGCGGGTTTGGCGATCATGGTGAGGTCGTTGATAGCGAAAGCGATTTCTGCATCCCCGCGTTGGTTTGTGTGGACTTCTCCAGCATGGTGCGTGATGGGCTTCAGAGCCATTTCGTTAGCGTAGGGCGTGGGACCCCAGCCAAGAGTGGGCATTTCAGGAAAGGGCGTGCAGTTCTCCTTGGCTTTCAGGAACCTCATTttgtacagcgccacccagtcgTAGTCGTACGTCGGCTCCTTTACCCGCACGTCACGACCCACGATCTCCAGCCGGAAAGTGGCGGCGATGGGCGAACGGAGCCGAATGCTCAGCTCGTTTTTGTTCGGCCGGTGCATGAACACGAACCTGTCGTAGGTGGGCTTGGAGCCTGTCAGCTCCGACTTGTTCTCCTGTCGGAAGAGAAGGTAGTAGAACTTGAGGAATGAGGCGTCCTCTTCTGGCAACCCGAAGGACAGTTCTACTTCACCGGAGTGCGAAAACACGACGCTTTCTGGGTGGGAGATAATAGACATGCCCAGGTTGAAGAAGCGGTCTTTTAGGAAGGCCATTCGCTCGAACTGGGTCATTGTGAAGGGTTCGTTGAGCAGCTGCCATTCTCTCTGCACGGGGAAGTGGGTTGAGATGAGCTGTCGCGGGTCCGTCAAGAAATAGTTCTCGTCGCACACGTACACGtactccttccctccttctgtgGTACTCTTCTTTTCGCTTTCATCTTCCCCTGCACGGCGAAAGCAGTGGAAACGGGTCAGAATGTATCGAGAAGGACGAaaatggaaaaaataaaataataatggtatttatatagcgctaaatcttgtgcagagacaaatcaaagcgctttcgcaccagtcattcacacgcatgcataactctaaaactggagaaacaaggaagaggcagggaagggaggctattttgggaagaggtgggttttaaggccagacttgaaagagctgagtgcagagactggAAAaagcgaaaaaagaagaagaaaaggatgtgATCATTGGGATCAGAGAGATACACACTCAAGAAATACATGGCTCAAGAAACGTAAATCTGTGGCACCCTCTCACTATCCTAGCATTCAGCCAGCCAAGTGAATGTGTACATAAACTGTAAAGttatgctttcacacacacacacacacacacacacacacacacacacacacacacacacacacacacaccttccccacctaTCCAAAACCGCCacactccccctcaccaccccacccgaATCTTCTACCCCCTAGCCCCgtctaccaccccaccacccccacctctacacccactcactcacgcacCCTCACTCACCCCCGTCGTCAATCTCCATCCAGTCGTCACCTCCCTCACTTCCGATAGCGCACGCGCCCCAGTAAGCGTTGAGCAGGCGCCATTGGTGGTCGATGAGAACAGCGTTCCACTCCCCGTAATGACTCTTGTCGTCCAGCTTCTGACCCACATCATATGTGGATCCCTTCAGCACTCCGTGAACGATCACACACGGCAGGTCGGCCAGTctggattgtaaaaaaaaaaaatgaagaggaaaaaaaaaaaggtgaggggcTTTTCGTGGGAATTCCCGTTGAGGAACGGGCTTTTCCGTTCAACACCGGAGTTTtccgttgctgttgctgctactgctattaaagtagtagtagtagtagtagtagtagtagtagcagtagtagattTTAtcgtttttttagtttttgctgttgttgttgttgttgctgttgttcttgttgttcttctttttcctggcgctggtgttgttatttttgttgttgctgctgctgcttctactgttgttgatgatgttgttgttggagttgttattgttgctggtgttgctgttgttgttgttattgttcttgggttttttgttgttgttgctgctgttttagtTGTCCTGCTGCagcaattgttgctgttgttgttgttgttgctgctggtggtggtggtggtgtagttttTGCTATTgcgttgtatttgttgttgttgctgcttctggtGTTGATGtaattgttgatgatgttgcatTGGGGTAAACTGCTCTTGTTATGTTTCGAAAGAAACACGGGGCTGCGTAGCATGAGCGATGTCAGTGGCTCTACGTTTGCTGATCGTAAATAATTCTATGCTAGCTCATTAGACTTTGGAACACGCCTGGCGGTGAGGAAACTTGGCgctgtttcttctccttcattccttcgtGGGCTACGACTCCCACTTCATTCGTGTacaagagtgggtttttttttgtgtatgaccgtttcccaTCCCCGTGTAGGTAGTCAAACTCCGTTTACGAGAAGGGTGCATactatgtatgtttttgttttcatagccctccgaacgctggcatggattgcgggatctttaacgtccgtaacTGATATACACACCAATGGGGTTCggacacttgcaggtctgcaaaTCTGTTGACCTGAGggatcggggaaaaaaacaaccaatccaccctttacccacgaggcacCGTTACCGataatcgaacccaggaccctcagattgaaacgcATGAACCACccaactattgcgcccgtcgctcagCGCTTCTAAGATCGCTAATAGATATAGTTAACCAATTAAACAATCAACTGATTTACTCACccgatagtcagaacagcagaggaggcaactgcttttctgactatctgggcttgaatttgattatagtagagagtgtcttgcccaagttgcatccccactctctcggccagaagggtttcaggacagtcggcgttgggatggttcccaaatgtcAACCAgcccccacggctgcagcactCAGAGCCATTGCAATCGTGCccactagtttgagagtcatagtccttcacaaaagactaaagctgTACAATTCAGTTAAAACAATCAATCGATTAACCCACCTGCACATGATACTGATCAACTGGGCGTAGTTCCCTTTGCGGTTCTTGATCCTCCAGATCTGGTGCAGCGGGGTGTTGGCTGGAGGTGGCTGCTCTGGCACTAGGATCCTGTCCAGTCTCTGTGCCGTTACCCACCGGTAGATGGCCCGGGTTCTGGCCAGGTCAGTCTTGGCCGTGGACACGAGGTAGTTGACTAAAGCCGTGTAGGGTTCTTTCAGCAGCTTGGGTGGCGCCTGAAGGAGGAGGACACGACGGTATGCTTTGAAATTTTGGAgtgtgcgggggtgtggggggtgggttggggagtgcTGAATGGGGGTTggttattcctctgtgtgtgtgtgtgtgtgtgtgtgtgtgtgtgcgtgcgtgtgtgcgtgcgtgtgtatgtgtgtgtgcgtgtgtgtgtgtgtttgtgtgcgtgcacgcgcttgCTTAAAAACCCAGTACTGATCACACTAACCTAAAATCCCACTAATTCTCTCGCTACCCTGAAAAGCTAGCAATGCTCTCACCACGTGAAAAATCCAGTATTGCTCTCAGTACTCTAAGAATCCAGTATTGTTTTCACTACCCAAAAACCCAGCAATGCTATCACTATCCTAAAATCCCAGCAATCTCTCACTACCATGAAAATCCAGTACTGCTCGCAATACCCTAAAACAAAAGAGAGCATTGCTCTCACTGCCCTGGTAACACAGTATTGCTTTCAGTACATTAAAAATCCAGcaattttctcacacacacacccccgcccccaacccctccccccaaaaaaaaacaaaacaaacaacaacaacaacaagcaaacgagTATTGCTCTCACTAATTTAAACCCCCTGCATGTTATCACTACCCTATAAATCCAGTATTGTGCTCACAACAATACAAACCAAGATTTGCTTTCgctaacccccatcccccaccccccgggggccccccataaaaaacaacaacacaacagcaatgcATTCACTActctaaaaaaacccacaaagtatTGCTAACACTACCCCAAAAAGCCAGCAATGCTCTCACTACCATCAAAACCTGGTATTGCTTTCATTATCCTAAAATCCAAAAAATGCTCTCACTACCACAAGAATCCAGTATCAATCTCACTAATCTAAAATTCCCAGCATTGCTCCCACTGTCTTAAATACCAGCACTTTATCACTACATATTACTATAGTATCGCTCAAAATACCCTAGAAAAATAAGCGAGTATTACTCTCACTACCCTAAAAACCCAGCAATTCTCTCACTACCTAAAAACCCAGTATTGCtctcaatattaaaaaaaaacaaaaaacaacccaataattTTTTATGACATGTTCCCACTGCGCTATAAACCAAGGCATTGCACTCACTAAACAAACAACCGAGCAATGTTCTCactaccataaaaaaaaaaaaaaaattctctcactaccgaaaaacagcaacaatgctctcactactattaaaaaaaaaaaaaaaaaatccagtactGCTCTCACTATCCCAGAAACCAGCCATGTTCTCACAACCATAAACACCCAGTATTTCACCTTATCCGCTCTTCTGTCGATGTCTATGTACTGCTTGATGTCAAAGATCTCCTCTTTGGAAGTGTccggggggtgaggtgggggtagcCCCTCCACCTTCGCCACATCCTCCACATAGACAGCGTGACGCTCAGAGAACTCATGGTGAGGCTGCAGCTTGTACGTGGCCAGGAAACTTCCGGGCAAGTTCTGCATCTGAGGAAGAGACGCGATTTGATTGGATGAAAATGAAACAGCGTAGATTGTCTTAGTTTTGTGTGGTttgatgtaattgtgtgtgtgtgtgtgtgtgtgtatcagtgtgtgtgtgtgtgtgtgtgtgtgtgtgtgtgtgtgtgtgttcacatgtgtgtgtgtgtgtgtgtgtgtgtgtgtgtgtggagggggagctgaagggaggggggtggggggtgcgtgggtgggggcTTGGTGAAcgggtgattgtgtgtgcatgtgtatacacactttAACAGGCCACAGTCAAAAGTTACACGTTCAAGCTACACAGaggaaacaacacagacacacacacacacacacacacacacacacacacacacgcgcgcgcgcgcgcgcgcgcatgcacgcacgctcacacaaaaaaacacacacgcacgcacgcacacacacatacacacacacacgcacgcacacacacaaacacacacacacacgcacgcacacacacacacacacacacacacacacacacacacacacacacacacacacacgcacgcacgcacgcacgcacgtacgcacacacacacgcacacgcacacgcacacgcacacacacacacacacacacacacgcacgcacgcacgcacacacacacacacacacacacacacacacacacacacacacacacactattcttcttctttttcgttcgtgggctgcaactcccacgttcattcgtgggcttttacgtgtatgaccgtttttaccccgccatgtaggcagccatactccgttttccgggtatgtacatgttgggtatgttcttgtttcgataagTCAcctgacgctgacatggatcacatcatctttaacgtgggtatttgatcttctagttgcgtatacacacgaaagaggttcaggcatAATTGATCTTCtagttgcgtatacacacgaaagaggttcaggcatAATTGATCTTCtagttgcgtatacacacgaaagaggttcaggcatAATTGATCTTCtagttgcgtatacacacgaaagaggttcaggcatAATTGATCTTCTAGTtgcctatacacacgaaagaggttcaggcatAATTGATCTTCTAGTtgcctatacacacgaaagaggttcaggcatAATTGATCTTCTAGTtgcctatacacacgaaagaggttcaggcataattgatcttctggttgcgtattcacacgaaagaggttcaggcatAATTGATCTTCTagttgcgtatacgcacgaaagaggttcaggcatAATTGATCTTCtagttgcgtatacacacgaaagaggttcaggcatAATTGATCTTCtagttgcgtatacacacgaaagaggttcaggcatAATTGATCTTCtagttgcgtatacacacgaaagaggttcaggcatAATTGATCTTCTAGTtgcctatacacacgaaagaggttcaggcatAAGTGATCTTCtagttgcgtatacacacgaaagaggttcaggcatAATTGATCTTCtagttgcgtatacacacgaaagaggttcaggcacaatcaggtctgcatatatgttgatctgggagaccaCACCCATCAGTtggcgttaccgagattcgaacccgggaccctcaaattgaaagtccaacgctttaaccactttggTATTGCGCTCGTCGGACACAATACATTGCACGCCATAACATAGCATGACATAACATGACATTACTTAATAATAAATCACCCAACAGTTCGTCATcctattccttaaaaaaaaaagaaagaaagaaaaagaaaaaaaagaagaagaagaagaaaaaaaaggacctaTACCTACATCATCGCTTAATACAGGTCCTCCGAATCCGCCAATACCACTTGACGGAGCACATCCCATTCTGAACTGTTCTATGGTCACCTCACAACAGTAACAGGAATCCTTCCATGCCACGGACTTTCACACTACGTTTCCCCCCACACATAGTGAAAGAGAGAACTACGGACAGTGTATACCACGAAAGCGCATGGCGAGGGTTCCGATGGTAATTTGCACAGTGAATCCAACTGACGACAAAGCTCCACTTAGAACGAACATTGGTTCCTAGTTTTGAAACGAATTCCAGTTAAATTTGTACTGTGAGTCCAGTTTGAAATGAATTCAACTTTAATTGTACCATAATCCAATCAGCGATtaatcatctgttgttgtttttttttctttttcttgttgatggttttttttttttgcagttgtcCAAATTGTCTAATTCCTGCAAATCGTCGAGAAAATGTCCAGAATATGCAACCTTAGGTCGTGTTTAAAATTTGCTGAGCTGAATGTTATGTCCAAAATGTGTACTGTACGTCAACAGTTCATATCATACCCAATACAATGAAAAACTATCCGTTCTGTGTTCAgtctttgtaaaaaaacaaaaacaaactctgcTGGAACCTGTATTTGAGAATTCCAACGTTGTCactaaaagaaagtaaaaaaaaaaaaaaaaaaaattgctgcacTGTTCcatcttctctcactctctgttctgtctctccctctctctgtctctgtcagcaccGAGTTTGCGAGTGGGAGGGTGACTGTTACTACGTAATGCACTGTAACACGGCACACACTTGAAGATGTTGGCAGTGAGAGGATAGGGTACACATTAGCCAGGAACTAATACTTTCGGATTAAGTCCTTCCACCACGCCCCGCTCTGTTGCTAGGGCTGTAACAAGTATCAATATTAGATCAACTGCAGTGTACGTCAGATTGGACACAGGACTAAAGCAGAGATTATTTAAGCTCGGGGTTGAAAGGAGAGTTATTTAAAGCTGTCAAAAGTTTGTGTTGGAAAGGAAAGTGTGCATATATTTTGGATTGAAAAGACATAATGCATAAGTTGAAAGGAAAGCGTACTAAAAAGTCTGGATGAAAGACTTAACAAAGTTTGGATTGAAAGGAGAGTGTGCGTAGATTTAGGATTGAAAGGAGAGTGTGCGTAGATTTAGGATTGAAAGAAGAGAATGCATAACCTTTGGGTTGAATGGAAAGCGTACTTAAAGTTTGGGTTGAATGGAAAGCGTACTTAAAGTTTGGGTTGAAAAGAAAGTACTTAAAGTTTGGGTTGAAAAGAAAGTGTACTTAAAGTTTGGGTTGAAAAGAAAGCGTACTTAATGTTTGGATTGAAAAGAAAGTGTACTTAAAGTTTGGGTTGAAAAGAAAGTGTACTTAAAGTTTGGGTTGAAAAGAAAGCGTACTTAAAGTTTGGGTTGAAAAGAAAGTGTACTTAAAGTTTGGGTTGAAAAGAAAGCGCACTTAAAGTTTGGATTGAAAAGAAAGCGTACTTAAAGTTTGGGTCGAAAAGAAAGCGTACTTAAAGTTTGGGTTGAATGGAAAGCGTACTTAAAGTTTGGGTTGAATGGAAAGCGTACTTAAAGTTTGGGTTGAAAAGAAAGCGTACTTAAAGTTTAGGTTGAAAAGAAAGCGTACTTAAAATTTGGGTTGAAAAGAAAGTGTACTTAAAGTTTGGGATGAAAAGAAAGTGTACTTAAAGTTTGGGTTGAAAAGAAAGCGGACTTAAAGTTTGGGTTGAAAAGAAAGTGTACTTAAAGTTTGGGTTGAAAAGAAAGTGTACTTAAAGTTTGGGTTGAAAAGAAAGTGTACTTAAAGTTTGGGTTGAAAGGGGAGAGTACATAAGTTTAGGATTGGAAGGAGAGAGAACATAAACTTtgggttgaaagaaaaatgtactTAAAATTTAAACTGAAAGGAATGTTTGCTTAAATTTTGGAGTGATAGGAAAGTGTTCCTGAAAGTTTGCACACGAGTTTACCTAAAACTTGAATTGAAGGTAGAGAGTGCATAAAATAGAATTGAGAGGACATGGTGCTTAGACGGTACTCTGTCTTCCAGCATAACAaccactgaaataaaaaaaaagaaataaaaaagaagaagaagaaacaacaacatttgaCAAATGGCGAGCGCATGCACTTGAAGTCACAAATATCATCAATAATCTCTCAGAAATATCAAGTGGAAGAACTTTCATGTTTGACGATCACACATTGTTATGAAGTAATCAAAAATACAGTAAAGTTTCACTGGAGTACAGCTTCCTCAGGCTGGGACACAGCTGTTCAAACGCTTGTAAAGCTTTTATTTCCACCTGAAGAAGCTGTACTCCAGCGAAAATTAGCttatttctatttaaaaaaaaaaaaaaaaaataaaaatatatatattattaattttttgttggtATCACAAAGTGAAAAGACTACTTTGTTTATATCGTTATTTTACCGCTTCCGGTCCGTTCATTGTACAAGGAGTGGAGCCCAAGACCTTAAGAGAGTGCGATCTTCttctgttatctatctatctatctgtgtgtgtgtgtgtgtgtgtgtgtgtgtgtgtgtgtgtgtgtgtgtgtgtgtgtgtgtgtgtgtgcatgcgtgagtatgcacaattttttttaatattgatatgcactagtatgtatcttatttctactgcatctgtgtttgtgtatgattttcgatttatgttcgtatcttgttatgtactaccgccccccccccccacccccccaccccaatattccttgtgaccccggtacacttggtaataaagacatattctatctatctatctacatcgtTAAAGCCCTAGGCACACATAGAATCTGAACCTAAGattgatgtgtgtttttgtttcaataCGCTATGCGGGAAGCGCTTAAGGATTAACGAGGGattcagcactgcacacacatagaTTATTCGCTGTCGACCTCATGGCAGAGCCAAAGTTTCGGGTAAggacaaagtatctgcagtgtGTAAGCCGCAGCTTGCTGGGAAAGGAAAGTACTTTTTTTTAGGGTGGGTGCGTatatgactgtgttgtgtgtgtgtgtgtgtgtgtatgtcgggggtgggggcggttgaGTGGttctatttgtatgtatgtatgtgtgtgtgtgtggaggggtttgtgtgtgtggcgtgtgtgtgtgtgtgtgtgtgtgtgtgtgtgtgtgtgtgcgtgcgtgcgtgcgtgtgtgtgtgtgtgtgtgtgtgcgcgcgcgcgagtacgtgtgtatgtgtgtgtgtgtgtatcgatgtGATTGTCTatattcctgtctgtgtgtctttcaatgtgtccgtgcgtgtgtgcgtgcgtacgtacgtaagtgcgtgcgtgtgtatgtgtgtgtgtgtgtgtgtgtgtgtgtgtgtgtgtgtgtgtgtgtgtgtgtgtgtgtgtgcgcgcgtgtgcatacatgtatgtgtgtacatca
Above is a window of Babylonia areolata isolate BAREFJ2019XMU chromosome 28, ASM4173473v1, whole genome shotgun sequence DNA encoding:
- the LOC143301800 gene encoding uncharacterized protein LOC143301800, producing the protein MQNLPGSFLATYKLQPHHEFSERHAVYVEDVAKVEGLPPPHPPDTSKEEIFDIKQYIDIDRRADKAPPKLLKEPYTALVNYLVSTAKTDLARTRAIYRWVTAQRLDRILVPEQPPPANTPLHQIWRIKNRKGNYAQLISIMCRLADLPCVIVHGVLKGSTYDVGQKLDDKSHYGEWNAVLIDHQWRLLNAYWGACAIGSEGGDDWMEIDDGDESEKKSTTEGGKEYVYVCDENYFLTDPRQLISTHFPVQREWQLLNEPFTMTQFERMAFLKDRFFNLGMSIISHPESVVFSHSGEVELSFGLPEEDASFLKFYYLLFRQENKSELTGSKPTYDRFVFMHRPNKNELSIRLRSPIAATFRLEIVGRDVRVKEPTYDYDWVALYKMRFLKAKENCTPFPEMPTLGWGPTPYANEMALKPITHHAGEVHTNQRGDAEIAFAINDLTMIAKPAFFGKLKRPGMKDEYLKDRLVHRIEDGKVIFNVKLPKKGEYSLSLNGYSTKGKDKPRNFANYMVVSEQKQYLEPFPPGFEQGLGRKPACEKLGVVPVSHHVGLIYTEERLVSLSFQKPDDVELSATLIGTEIVLSDSYRLVTEDVQGDVIIFTVNLPRAGSYGVRVIGQSECSKFEGVYDYIIEYLPPVHVQEISVQPEGDKILKPLRRGRQPDLKTPSPVTDAENEEGDAPDSSKEDDIRKRVDIAIEAEDEYELMAAAKELQKLGTERALTEKTRVDHELSILKMKRDLVTAQTDRNLKELTRLISLCKERGYNKRMPAEMRYAKHIQERLQMVEKLLHGVRSLNQQTVTEIRHYAHPPAIVHSVMMATLLLLGHFEEETEDWSRVQVIIGRTGKESLKRRCEEFNMDAVALDVALGSRELLKNISMEQVRKVSAGAAAFYVWTKGMVDEMETRYGEQMALTRPRTSQSRRARRKTSTFEHL